The DNA segment TTTTTGCGTTACCGTGACAGCGATCCGCAACCCGGTGGCGCCTCGGCAGGCTTGCGTCTTAGCAAGAACGAAGACGCACCCGAGCCAGGTTTCTACTACGAAAAGGACGATGGAACTTGGGATTACGCAGGCGGCAAAGACAAAGACACTGCCCTGGTGTTTTATCTGTTCCGCGAAGCACTTGGCCGGCTCGACATGGTTCTTAGCGGATTCTCGGGACGTGCCACACGCTTGTTGGCGAAGACACTGGCAATCCGTGGCGAAGAGTTTTGGCCACCAGTTTACGAAGAAGATGGTCTGCAAATCGGTGCGTACTTGGTCCAGTACGACAACACTGATTCCAAACCGACTCGCGAAGACTTGCTGTTCAACTCTGGCGGAGCAGCGCAAATCATGCCGCTCTCGCGAGCAGCGATCGCCAAGCGAATTGCACGCCGCTAACCAGCCGCTCCGAACCTCGCCAAACCGCGATTCGGAACTTCAGCTCAGTATCGGCGGTGCGTTCCCCGTTTGGGAAGCACTCGCCGATCAAATGCTTGGTCGGACCTTCGCTGGCTCTTTCTCTGTGCTTGCCAACATCGGCATAGCTTCACTCTGCGACGATTGGGTTCGCTTCAACCAAGCGAAGTGGCGTTTGGCGGCCACCGAGTTACACGTCGCGAACGAACTGATCGTGACGGTATAGGCAATCGCCGCTCCCATCGCGCCGTACCATGAAAACAAAACGATGGTCAGCGTAAACATCATCACCGCGTGAATGCTCAGCAATACAAGCAGCGACTTGCGCTGATCCGAGAACAACAAAAACGTGGGCGCTAGCGAAAACATCGTCCACGCACTCGACCCCAACGCGATCAGGCATAGTTCGGCGTAAGACGTCGCATACTGGTTGCCGTAGAGTCTAAGAATGCGGTCGCCGAAACCCAAAACCACGATGATAAACGCAATGATGCCGATGCCGAGCACCATGAAGCGAGAGCGACCGAGCCGCACAATCCCGTCCCAGTCGCCCGACTCCATCGCGATCGCCAGTGCGGGCTGATAGTACTTGTCGATCGACTTTGACAATAATATCACCAAACAACCGGTTTCAAACGCGGGTGCCAACATCGCCAACGCGTTGGACTCGTGCGGCAGGTGGTGGACGATAAACAAACTTGATCGGAAAAGCCAAGCAATCAGAAACGAAAACAACAGATAGGTCACCCCTTCAATCATCCACGGTCGAAAACAATATTTTGGTGGCTCGGATGACTTGTAGGAACGCAAATGGAACTTGCCAATAGCCGTCCCCAACAGCACACAGCTAAGACTGCCCACTGAAAAACACAGCAATGCCATCAGGGGCGTCACAGTAAAAAAACGAACACTGATCACAACCAAAACAAGTGTCGTAAGCGGCATAGCAACTCGCGAAAGTATCATCGCCACAGTCGGCAACTGCAGTGACATCAGCAGGTCAACGACAACGCCAGCGGCTGCGAAAACCGGCAAGAATGCAATTGCAATCAACGTGGTTGTCAACTTGCTGCCACGCAGAGACGAGAGCTCGGCACCGGCGGCTGCGACGCCCAACACGACGCCCAAACCAACGGCGCCCAGCATTGCAAATCGCAGATAGCCTCGCAACAACGCGGTGTCCTGCGTTGCGGCATACACCGGTACGATCCGCAAGGCATACTTGCCAAACCCGGCTTCGGCAATCGAAGCCAACAAGCCAACCGTCACAATCGCGCCAATATAGTCGTCGAATTCATCCGGACTCAAATGCCGAGCCAGGACGATCGTGATTGCATAGGTCAGGAAAACACCAACCACGCTTAGGGCAATCAAAAACAACGGCACCGAATGAGTATGCGCCGATTCAACAGAACCAGGAAGGTCGCCCGAATCGCGAAAAATCCAAACGTCCGATTCTTTCATGCAAGCGAGTCGACTCTTGAAGCGTCTTAAGTATTTTGCGAACTCTAGCTGGACAGAGAGGTGACCGCGCAGAGGGACAAAACGTATTGTATTCCAAATACGTATCCATGTTCGATCGAACCCGACAAGTTACGACAAAGCGTTCTTAACGACGTCAGTAACACGACATGATCACGCCATCAACGCAATCCGTATGCCGTCCGCCAATCGCGACATCCTTGACTGCCGACGCGAAAATCACGGCACACACTCGGGCGCGATTCATGGTGCTTGCAACGTTTCGTATCCAGATCCAACCAAACACAGGGACCGTCCAGTTCATCGTCGGGAACGTCGTAGGATTCGACGTAAGCCAACCATTCTCGCTTCAAATCGGCTGGCATCGTCGTCCAGTACTCTTCGACCGGGCCTCCATTCTCGCCACGTAAATACGGCGGGTATCCCATGTGCATGCAGCACACACCGCAATCACCACAGTCTTCAATCGTTGGCAGCTTCATCGCGGTCGTTCGTCGGCTCGGTTTTTAGTTTCCACTGTTCATCAAAGAACCCATCGGCCACCACATCGCCTGCAAAAATCAGATCGTTGGTGGTGTCCACGTCAATGATCGCCCAATCTGGCAACATTGCAATCTGGCGTGAATTGCTGATGTTCGAAAAATCACGAAATGTCATTCCGCTGTTCACGACAACGTA comes from the Rubripirellula reticaptiva genome and includes:
- a CDS encoding YkgJ family cysteine cluster protein translates to MKLPTIEDCGDCGVCCMHMGYPPYLRGENGGPVEEYWTTMPADLKREWLAYVESYDVPDDELDGPCVWLDLDTKRCKHHESRPSVCRDFRVGSQGCRDWRTAYGLR
- a CDS encoding lipopolysaccharide biosynthesis protein, with the translated sequence MKESDVWIFRDSGDLPGSVESAHTHSVPLFLIALSVVGVFLTYAITIVLARHLSPDEFDDYIGAIVTVGLLASIAEAGFGKYALRIVPVYAATQDTALLRGYLRFAMLGAVGLGVVLGVAAAGAELSSLRGSKLTTTLIAIAFLPVFAAAGVVVDLLMSLQLPTVAMILSRVAMPLTTLVLVVISVRFFTVTPLMALLCFSVGSLSCVLLGTAIGKFHLRSYKSSEPPKYCFRPWMIEGVTYLLFSFLIAWLFRSSLFIVHHLPHESNALAMLAPAFETGCLVILLSKSIDKYYQPALAIAMESGDWDGIVRLGRSRFMVLGIGIIAFIIVVLGFGDRILRLYGNQYATSYAELCLIALGSSAWTMFSLAPTFLLFSDQRKSLLVLLSIHAVMMFTLTIVLFSWYGAMGAAIAYTVTISSFATCNSVAAKRHFAWLKRTQSSQSEAMPMLASTEKEPAKVRPSI